One stretch of Segatella copri DNA includes these proteins:
- a CDS encoding glycoside hydrolase family 66 protein — translation MRKPLLLFLPKRMMVLALPLMLSLCSYAATVTSQLSVNMKTDKACYVPGQTVTFVAEGNIPSSAKVRYRYGSHVLLVQDFSEVAKSKQWIWLPPSADYQGYLVELYTEGSGVENILGTIAVDVSSNWKRFPRYGFVADFDNYSSTVDKNANIKSEMAYLNRLHINGVQFQDWQWMHHRPVKLNGDGSLTQWYTDISNRWVGVEYVKNYIATQHAYGMKSIFYNLCFGAWKDAANDGVKSQWALMKKDGNGNCYQDYHGLPSSWASNIYLQVPGNGDWQQYMVERNKEVYGNFDFDGFQIDQLGYRGTVYDANHQKVDLPSGYGSFIDAMKQAHPEKSLIMNAVSGYGTEQIVNRDVDFCYNEVWGNGNGYGGAPEDQFANLYDIIATNDRLSDHQHPTVFAAYINYDKADNGGSGDHMVNTPGALLTDAVMFALGGSHLEMGDHMLTREYFPAAPLAMSDELKTALVRYYDFLTAYQNWLRGVSSKAAYSAHVSVNGNTVKAWPPQANSIVTFAKTVGNSDVVHFLNFSNTSDLSWRDLNGTRQKPTRKDNLAVTIQTNRKVSKLWVASPDSHAGAVQELSFEQIGNQLTFTLPSLEYWTMVVMEGESQVYLTGEAVKKDGYGAYDLSQAIPLNKASGSNVYKTTVYLKGNELFKFTDGRDWGYCKSYCSEYENYQFNSYIQLAHLSTFGNDYKFCVPESGYYDITINLDSMRIVVKKADPMAIEGVTADVAANKDHAPWYSLAGDRAPNPHKGIYQMPIMNGETTG, via the coding sequence ATGAGAAAACCTTTACTCCTCTTCTTGCCTAAACGTATGATGGTGTTGGCATTGCCCCTCATGCTTTCCCTTTGTAGTTATGCTGCCACAGTTACTTCGCAGTTGTCTGTCAATATGAAAACCGACAAGGCTTGCTATGTACCAGGACAAACTGTTACGTTTGTGGCAGAAGGGAATATTCCTTCTTCGGCCAAGGTGCGTTATCGTTATGGTTCCCATGTGCTTCTTGTCCAAGACTTCTCAGAGGTGGCTAAGAGTAAGCAGTGGATTTGGTTGCCACCATCTGCCGATTATCAAGGTTATTTGGTGGAATTGTATACAGAGGGCAGTGGTGTGGAAAATATTCTTGGTACGATAGCCGTAGATGTTTCCAGCAATTGGAAACGTTTTCCACGTTACGGCTTTGTCGCTGACTTTGATAATTACAGCAGTACAGTCGATAAGAACGCCAACATCAAGAGCGAGATGGCATATCTCAATCGATTGCATATCAATGGTGTGCAATTCCAAGACTGGCAGTGGATGCACCATCGACCTGTAAAATTGAATGGTGATGGTTCGCTCACCCAATGGTATACCGATATTAGCAATCGATGGGTAGGCGTGGAATATGTCAAGAACTATATTGCCACACAACATGCTTACGGCATGAAATCCATCTTCTATAACCTTTGCTTTGGCGCATGGAAGGATGCTGCAAACGATGGTGTGAAGTCTCAGTGGGCTTTGATGAAGAAGGATGGTAATGGCAATTGTTATCAAGACTATCATGGACTCCCTTCTTCTTGGGCAAGCAATATCTATCTGCAAGTACCGGGCAATGGCGATTGGCAGCAATATATGGTGGAACGAAACAAGGAAGTGTATGGTAATTTTGATTTCGATGGTTTTCAGATAGACCAGTTGGGGTATCGTGGTACTGTGTATGACGCCAATCATCAAAAGGTAGATTTGCCTTCGGGTTATGGCTCATTCATTGATGCCATGAAGCAGGCTCATCCCGAGAAGTCCTTGATTATGAATGCAGTGTCGGGTTATGGAACAGAGCAAATCGTGAATAGAGATGTGGATTTCTGCTATAATGAGGTATGGGGCAATGGCAACGGTTATGGCGGAGCACCAGAAGACCAGTTTGCCAATCTCTATGACATCATCGCCACTAACGATCGCTTGAGCGACCATCAGCATCCCACGGTCTTTGCAGCCTATATCAATTACGACAAGGCTGACAATGGCGGCTCGGGCGACCACATGGTCAATACGCCTGGTGCCTTGCTTACCGATGCGGTGATGTTTGCCTTGGGAGGCTCTCACCTAGAGATGGGCGACCACATGCTCACTCGTGAGTATTTCCCAGCGGCTCCTTTGGCGATGAGCGATGAACTGAAGACTGCGCTCGTAAGGTATTACGATTTCCTGACAGCTTATCAGAATTGGTTGCGTGGCGTGTCTTCCAAGGCTGCTTATTCGGCTCATGTGAGTGTGAATGGCAATACGGTGAAGGCATGGCCTCCACAAGCAAACTCCATCGTGACGTTCGCCAAGACCGTGGGCAACAGTGATGTCGTTCATTTCCTCAACTTCTCCAACACCTCCGACCTTTCTTGGCGAGACCTCAATGGTACTCGCCAGAAACCAACCCGGAAGGACAACTTGGCTGTAACCATCCAAACCAACCGTAAGGTGTCTAAGCTATGGGTAGCCAGTCCAGACAGTCATGCTGGTGCGGTGCAAGAACTTTCGTTCGAGCAAATAGGCAATCAACTTACCTTTACGCTTCCTTCCCTGGAATATTGGACGATGGTGGTCATGGAAGGCGAGAGCCAGGTTTATCTGACGGGTGAGGCTGTGAAGAAAGATGGGTATGGAGCCTACGACCTATCGCAAGCCATACCTTTGAATAAGGCGAGTGGGAGCAACGTCTATAAAACCACGGTATATCTGAAAGGAAACGAGTTGTTCAAGTTTACTGATGGTCGTGATTGGGGATATTGCAAGAGCTATTGCTCGGAGTATGAGAATTATCAATTCAACTCCTATATTCAGTTGGCTCACCTCTCCACTTTTGGCAACGATTACAAGTTTTGTGTGCCAGAGTCGGGCTATTACGACATTACCATCAACCTGGATAGCATGCGAATTGTGGTAAAAAAAGCCGATCCCATGGCGATAGAAGGCGTAACGGCGGATGTCGCTGCCAACAAAGACCATGCTCCTTGGTATTCTTTGGCAGGTGATCGCGCTCCCAATCCTCATAAGGGTATCTATCAAATGCCGATCATGAATGGTGAGACGACGGGATAA